In Juglans microcarpa x Juglans regia isolate MS1-56 chromosome 7D, Jm3101_v1.0, whole genome shotgun sequence, the following are encoded in one genomic region:
- the LOC121238139 gene encoding uncharacterized protein LOC121238139 translates to MLRFTACALFNSGALQSFMPAAFAQICSLQTELLPRRVVVLIPDGNTVACTRLVKNCPIELEGRALKANLLVFGQMEFDLILGMDWLFKHYAEIDCRKREVVFKPPSENRMSYAGPSVKATPLVISTLQARKCIEDGASTFLLMNVEKTGCVTQEQDVLKIAFRTR, encoded by the coding sequence ATGTTAAGGTTCACTGCTTGTGCATTATTCAATTCGGGGGCGTTGCAGTCCTTTATGCCTGCAGCGTTTGCACAAATTTGTAGTTTGCAAACTGAGCTATTACCACGACGAGTTGTAGTGTTAATTCCTGACGGGAATACAGTAGCTTGTACCCGCTTGGTTAAGAATTGTCCTATAGAGCTGGAAGGAAGGGCGCTGAAGGCTAACTTGCTAGTATTTGGTCAGATGGAGTTTGACCTGATTTTGGGGATGGACTGGCTATTCAAGCATTACGCTGAGATAGATTGTCGGAAACGAGAAGTTGTATTTAAACCCCCAAGTGAAAACAGGATGAGTTACGCAGGACCATCAGTTAAAGCCACCCCGCTAGTGATTTCGACTTTACAAGCCAGGAAGTGTATCGAGGATGGAGCCTCGACTTTTCTTTTGATGAATGTAGAGAAGACAGGATGTGTTACGCAGGAACAGGATGTGCTGAAAATTGCCTTTAGGACAAGGTAG